In Nitrosococcus halophilus Nc 4, the genomic stretch TGGACCTTAGAATCGGGGCGTCGGGATATCCGTGCACTGTGTATTCCACCAGGCCTATCTGAAAAGAATTTTCGACGATATGTTGCGACCCTATTACAGCAGTCCCCACTTGCCCAGAGAGTGTATGAAAAGGCGCGAGAACCGATCAGTCCAACTAAAGGCCAAGAGTTCATCAAATCTAATGCGACAGACGATTACTTATTGTATAGCGCCGAACAGCACTGGGAAACATTGCGTGCCTGGCTTCTCCATTTCTTATCCGGAAAGTATCGTCAACTCTCCGGATCGTTCGATTTACAGAGAGGCTCTGAAATCGGATCGATGCGCTTTTGAAGTCAGGGAACCTGCCTTATTTGTGACATACGAGGTGGGCCTCCGTATACTCGTAAATTGATCTGATTTCCTTCGACGAAATCAACTAAACTCGTTAAGTAAAGAAACACGCATGTCAATCGATATTGAGAATATCTTCAAAGCAACGGCGCAGAGTACCTGGCATTTTCTGATTACTAATGGCCAGGGGTGTTACATTCCTGCGTATCAGCGGCCTTACTCGTGGGACGAAGGTAATGTTGAGCGTCTTTTTGAAGATGCAGCTCACGGTATGAAATCGCTACTGAAGCGAGGAGATACGATCAGTTTTCTGGGTACGATTATCGCTTTTCACGATACCAAGCATAGAACTGTTCAACCTATCTTCCAGCAGGAAGTTGCTTCTAAGGTTATGACCATTATCGATGGTCAGCAACGCATCTGTACATTTCTTATGGCCAATATGGTCATTCACGATCACGTACGTCGTATGGCGTCTAAATTTAAGAATAAAGAAGAACCTCAATTTACGTGGTTGGCTGAACAAACCCAGCAACTAATTGCTGAGCTTGAGGATTCATTTGTTCTCGACATGAAGATAGGCGAGGGAAATTACCGATATTACCCTCGCATGATTCGGTCCTATGAAGACGTGTGGTCGAAGCGCAAAGGACAGGCGAAGTACAATAGCCCTATTGCCCGCTTGATTTGGGAATTTTTCTGCTATCAGAAAACCGAAGAAACAAAGCCATTTAGGTATATACCTAAGGATAATGTCGGAAATCCGCATCCGCATTATCAGCCGGTGGTGACAGTTTTTAAGTACATCCAACGGCAAATTGATCAGATCACCGGCAAAAAGGCATCGGAAGCAGATTTTCCGGACGTCCTAGCGATCATTCAATCCGAAGATTTCATTGATGCCATATGGGGGTTCGACCTTCCGAGTGAGGTGAAAACTTACATAATAGATCATGTGGATGATACCTTGTATGACCTTTACTGTCAGCTTCTTCGGCTGATTGTATTTGCCCGATATCTCAATAACCGCATGGCATTCACGGTCGTTACTACAAGAAGCGAAGACGATGCCTTCGACATGTTTGAGGCTCTCAATACGACCGGTGAACCTTTAACGGCCTTTGAAACTTTCAAGCCTAAGGTGATCGACGAAGAAGGAATTTCCAAGTATGAACACTCTCCGTCATATAAGTGTATTTCACGGATTGAAGAGTATCTAGAGAACTTTAGAAAAGCTGAGCAGAAACAAAAAGCTACCTCGGAAATGCTAGTTCCCTTTGCTTTAGCTGAGACGGGAGACAAGCTTCAAAAACGACTTAACGATCAACGTCGGTATCTGCGGGAACAGTATGAGGGAGGAGAGTTATCTTCAATAAATGAAAAACGTGAGTTCGTACGTCGCCTTGCTTATGTAGCTTCTTTCATGAAAAATGCGTGGGATACGGAAACGGCGAAGAAGCCGAGTTTTTTTCCACTCACGGTTGTGGATGATGCTGTCCTAGTTGGGTTTGAGGCACTACGCGAGTTGAAGCACCATATCACTATCGCGCCCCTCTCTCGATTTTATGGCAGGGCGCTGGAGACAGACGATGAAACCGAGCAAGCTACCTGCACAGCAGAGTTCGTGGACGCTATAAAGGCTACTGTAGCCTTCTCGATGCTGTGGCGTGGCGCATTCGGCGGCACCTCGAACATCGATAGACATTACCGCGATATCATGCGTCAGAGTACGGGTAAAGATAAGATTCCTCCATTGGCCAAGAGGCCCAAGAGTGGCACAGGAGCGGTTTCGATCGCTAACTACAAGAAGGCACTTCGGACGATCTTGGAAGAAAAGGGAAGCATCACCAGCAGAGACGACTGGGTGAAGGCTACCGCACGAACGCCTGTTTACAAATACCCCGTAATCGCACGCTTCTTACTTTTCCTTGCCTCCGATGACGCTATCGTGGATAAGAGTGAACCAGGGCTGGTTATTCGTGGTCGCAAGGGGTTAGCCTCAATGCTGGCCCTGAACCGTTGGCGGGACAAGGATTACTTCACAGTTGAACACATCGCACCGCAAAGCAACACGACTGGTTGGCAAGCGGACATCTACGATGATGCTGATGCCATAAACCGGCTTGGCAACCTAATCCTGCTGCCGCCAAACGAGAACTCGCTGCTCGGAAATCGGTCTTGGGAACACAAGCGACTCCTATATCGTGTCCTGGCCGCAGAGGATCAGGAGAGCTTCGATAAAGCAAAGGCAGCCTGTAGCGCGAAGGGCCTAACGCTTAGCAAAAAAGCAGAGGAAATCCTCGATAAGGCAAACTACCTCGGCTTATGCAAAAGCGTCGCATCAAAAAACGATGACTGGAGCTTAGGTTTCATTGAGAAACGCTCTCGTTGCATCGCGGGCTTAGCATGGGATAGGTTAGCACCCTGGCTTGATTTCATATGATTGACTATTTATGACACGCCAGACATACTTTCGCTTGTCCATATAAATCATCAATATCAAGAGGCTCACCGTCCGGGCGCAGCGGATTAACCTGTTGTTTTATCCTCATTCGCTCGATTCGACGTGTGTGTTCTTCCTTGATCTGTTCAATCCGTTCAGGCCGGGTTAGTTCTTCCAATGATTCTCCCTGGCTCCAGGTAAAGGGGGAGCCGTGCTCGACGGCATTTTTTTCGTACGCTTTCGCTTCCTCAAATGCCTCGGGGTGCTGTTCCATTAAGCGTACCCATTCGATTTTCTGCTGAAAAAAACAAAAAGTACAACCGCTGCGGGTACGCCAAGAATAATAATCTGGCAAGCCTAGACCCGATCCCTCCAGAATTT encodes the following:
- a CDS encoding DUF262 domain-containing protein gives rise to the protein MSIDIENIFKATAQSTWHFLITNGQGCYIPAYQRPYSWDEGNVERLFEDAAHGMKSLLKRGDTISFLGTIIAFHDTKHRTVQPIFQQEVASKVMTIIDGQQRICTFLMANMVIHDHVRRMASKFKNKEEPQFTWLAEQTQQLIAELEDSFVLDMKIGEGNYRYYPRMIRSYEDVWSKRKGQAKYNSPIARLIWEFFCYQKTEETKPFRYIPKDNVGNPHPHYQPVVTVFKYIQRQIDQITGKKASEADFPDVLAIIQSEDFIDAIWGFDLPSEVKTYIIDHVDDTLYDLYCQLLRLIVFARYLNNRMAFTVVTTRSEDDAFDMFEALNTTGEPLTAFETFKPKVIDEEGISKYEHSPSYKCISRIEEYLENFRKAEQKQKATSEMLVPFALAETGDKLQKRLNDQRRYLREQYEGGELSSINEKREFVRRLAYVASFMKNAWDTETAKKPSFFPLTVVDDAVLVGFEALRELKHHITIAPLSRFYGRALETDDETEQATCTAEFVDAIKATVAFSMLWRGAFGGTSNIDRHYRDIMRQSTGKDKIPPLAKRPKSGTGAVSIANYKKALRTILEEKGSITSRDDWVKATARTPVYKYPVIARFLLFLASDDAIVDKSEPGLVIRGRKGLASMLALNRWRDKDYFTVEHIAPQSNTTGWQADIYDDADAINRLGNLILLPPNENSLLGNRSWEHKRLLYRVLAAEDQESFDKAKAACSAKGLTLSKKAEEILDKANYLGLCKSVASKNDDWSLGFIEKRSRCIAGLAWDRLAPWLDFI